A single region of the Nocardioides aquaticus genome encodes:
- a CDS encoding M48 family metallopeptidase, whose protein sequence is MIDLRAEPGPGAIAHRPGSDLPSVRRLRHRSELPMLATAGTASVGAVLLVLAVAGLEEPGWLTSAVAAAAIAPLITALVMMRFLYWSTISNGVEVTPRQLPQLHTMFRDLGAQLGMTPEGEGLERLPRLYVVNGNGTMNAYATKCRIRRGYVVIYSDLLDVAYLNGDFETVRFILGHELGHIHCGHVSVWRAALRPVSMLLQLGQSVSRAQEYTADRVGCYLAPEGALGMVSVLAGKHVGTHVDVDAYFASVDDHEDGFWLKAANFRADHAVGFRRMTALRQASQEGWDVHGRML, encoded by the coding sequence ATGATCGACCTACGCGCAGAGCCGGGACCGGGGGCCATCGCGCACCGCCCCGGCAGCGACCTCCCGTCCGTCCGCCGGCTGCGGCACCGCTCCGAGCTGCCCATGCTGGCGACCGCCGGGACCGCCTCCGTCGGCGCCGTCCTCCTCGTCCTGGCGGTCGCCGGACTGGAGGAGCCCGGCTGGCTGACGTCTGCCGTCGCGGCCGCGGCGATCGCCCCGCTGATCACGGCCCTGGTGATGATGCGCTTCCTGTACTGGTCGACGATCAGCAACGGCGTCGAGGTCACCCCCCGCCAGCTGCCGCAACTCCACACCATGTTCCGCGACCTCGGCGCGCAGCTCGGGATGACCCCCGAGGGCGAGGGCTTGGAGAGGCTGCCCCGGCTCTACGTCGTCAACGGCAACGGCACCATGAACGCCTACGCCACGAAGTGCCGCATCCGCCGCGGGTACGTCGTCATCTACAGCGACCTGCTCGACGTGGCCTACCTGAACGGGGACTTCGAGACCGTGCGGTTCATCCTCGGCCACGAGCTCGGGCACATCCACTGCGGTCACGTCAGCGTCTGGCGGGCGGCTCTGCGGCCGGTGTCGATGCTGCTGCAGCTGGGGCAGAGCGTCAGCCGCGCCCAGGAGTACACCGCCGACCGGGTCGGCTGCTACCTGGCGCCGGAAGGTGCCCTCGGCATGGTCTCGGTGCTGGCCGGCAAGCACGTGGGCACCCACGTCGACGTCGATGCGTACTTCGCCTCCGTGGACGACCACGAGGACGGGTTCTGGTTGAAGGCCGCGAACTTCCGGGCCGACCACGCCGTCGGCTTCCGGAGGATGACCGCCTTGCGGCAGGCCTCGCAGGAGGGGTGGGACGTCCACGGCCGGATGCTGTGA
- a CDS encoding response regulator, which produces MIRLVIADDHAVVRRGLTGMLGELDDVEVVGVAADGAEAVRQVGELAPDLVLMDLQMPVMDGVAATRTITEQSPGTDVLILTSFSDGPRLLAAIDAGAVGYLLKDAEPEDLVAGIRAAARGESPIDPKAARHLLTSRATGRWAEEQAAPRTVLSVREREVLDLVAAGLANKQIARRLGITERTVKGHLTSAFQRIGVADRTQAALWVERHGQR; this is translated from the coding sequence GTGATCCGACTCGTGATCGCCGACGACCACGCCGTCGTGCGCCGCGGACTCACCGGGATGCTCGGCGAGCTCGACGACGTCGAGGTGGTCGGGGTGGCCGCCGACGGCGCGGAGGCGGTGCGGCAGGTGGGCGAGCTGGCGCCCGACCTGGTCCTGATGGACCTGCAGATGCCGGTCATGGACGGCGTCGCCGCCACCCGGACCATCACCGAGCAGTCCCCCGGCACCGACGTGCTGATCCTGACCTCGTTCTCCGACGGCCCCCGCCTCCTCGCCGCCATCGACGCCGGCGCCGTCGGCTACCTGCTCAAGGACGCCGAGCCCGAGGACCTCGTGGCCGGGATCCGCGCCGCCGCCCGTGGCGAGTCGCCGATCGACCCCAAGGCGGCCCGGCACCTGCTCACCTCCCGGGCCACCGGTCGCTGGGCCGAGGAGCAGGCCGCCCCCCGCACGGTGCTGTCGGTCCGCGAGCGCGAGGTCCTCGACCTGGTCGCCGCGGGCCTGGCCAACAAGCAGATCGCCCGCAGGCTCGGCATCACCGAGCGCACCGTCAAGGGGCACCTGACGTCTGCCTTCCAGCGGATCGGGGTCGCCGACCGCACCCAGGCGGCGTTGTGGGTGGAGCGCCACGGCCAACGGTGA
- a CDS encoding multicopper oxidase domain-containing protein, whose protein sequence is MIHCHNLAHEDHDMMSQFLVAAADGTVDLSPTHPNHPVFAAPPQ, encoded by the coding sequence ATGATCCACTGCCACAACCTGGCCCACGAGGACCACGACATGATGAGTCAGTTCCTCGTCGCCGCGGCGGACGGGACGGTCGACCTCTCGCCCACGCACCCCAACCACCCCGTCTTCGCGGCACCGCCGCAGTGA
- a CDS encoding AfsR/SARP family transcriptional regulator, with translation MHVEIFGQTRVVMSHGTVDGSGLGGVKPRQILEILAVSAGSPVSKEVLADLLWAGCPPRSWTGTLESYVCLLRRHLGTTGSACRGIVTVPQGYLLDLSSVDVDLTTFRALARRAEADRHPATCLPLVEEALSLAHGDLLGDEMQAGWADDQRETLRRELVGLHGLAASCGLALEQPDLAVRHARAALRRDPLAEGVWRTLMRALAAAGRRAEALRAYAEVRERLAEELGTDPSPETTNLYLDLLRSDGAVPAHGAAEAREEVRLLMRLLRDAVLAVPDRDVGDLEVADRDAGWWQVAVRLAAAS, from the coding sequence ATGCACGTCGAGATCTTCGGACAGACACGGGTCGTCATGTCGCACGGCACGGTCGACGGGAGCGGTCTCGGGGGCGTCAAACCGCGCCAGATCCTCGAGATCCTCGCGGTCTCCGCGGGGAGTCCGGTGTCCAAGGAGGTCCTGGCTGACCTGCTCTGGGCGGGCTGCCCGCCGCGAAGCTGGACCGGGACCCTCGAGAGCTACGTCTGCCTGCTCCGGCGGCACCTCGGCACGACGGGGTCCGCGTGCCGTGGCATCGTCACGGTCCCGCAGGGCTACCTCCTCGACCTCTCCTCCGTCGACGTCGACCTGACGACGTTCCGGGCCCTGGCTCGCCGTGCCGAGGCCGACCGACACCCGGCGACGTGCCTCCCCCTGGTGGAGGAGGCCTTGTCCCTCGCGCACGGCGACCTGCTGGGCGACGAGATGCAGGCCGGCTGGGCCGACGACCAGCGGGAGACGCTGCGGCGGGAGCTGGTGGGCCTCCACGGACTGGCGGCGTCGTGCGGTCTCGCCCTCGAGCAGCCGGACCTCGCCGTCCGGCACGCCCGTGCCGCGCTGCGCCGGGACCCGTTGGCCGAGGGCGTGTGGCGGACCCTGATGAGGGCACTGGCCGCAGCCGGGCGGCGTGCCGAGGCGCTCCGGGCGTACGCCGAGGTCCGTGAGCGCCTCGCCGAGGAGCTGGGCACCGACCCGAGCCCGGAGACGACGAACCTGTACCTCGACCTGCTGCGCAGTGACGGCGCGGTGCCGGCCCACGGCGCCGCCGAGGCCCGGGAGGAGGTCCGGCTGCTGATGCGGCTGCTGCGCGACGCCGTGCTGGCGGTCCCGGACCGCGACGTCGGGGACCTCGAGGTGGCCGACCGGGACGCCGGCTGGTGGCAGGTCGCCGTCCGCCTCGCCGCCGCGTCCTGA
- a CDS encoding pyridoxamine 5'-phosphate oxidase family protein, giving the protein MDDEARGSELALDECWALVAQEEVGRLAYRLVDEIHVVPVNHTVHDGVVLFRTTAGNKLLAAALGESVAFEVDWFGQDAAWSVEVRGRIRRLEDDEHERLDETVRAPWVDGYRFDLVALEPSHVSGRRFQLRRGRASPVLP; this is encoded by the coding sequence ATGGACGACGAGGCACGCGGCAGCGAGCTCGCCCTGGACGAGTGCTGGGCGCTGGTCGCCCAGGAGGAGGTGGGTCGTCTGGCCTACCGCCTGGTCGACGAGATCCACGTCGTCCCGGTCAACCACACCGTCCACGACGGGGTCGTGCTCTTCCGCACAACAGCCGGCAACAAGCTGCTGGCCGCCGCCCTGGGCGAGTCCGTCGCCTTCGAGGTCGACTGGTTCGGGCAGGACGCCGCCTGGTCGGTCGAGGTGCGCGGTCGGATCCGTCGGCTCGAGGACGACGAGCACGAGCGGCTCGACGAGACGGTCCGTGCCCCGTGGGTGGACGGGTACCGCTTCGACCTGGTCGCCCTCGAGCCGTCGCACGTCAGTGGACGCCGGTTCCAGCTACGCCGAGGACGGGCCTCGCCCGTCCTCCCGTGA
- a CDS encoding sensor histidine kinase — protein MSRFLLLSLVAMALVVLATLGIAERVARDQALDDAREQGAGVAERLVAPLVDEDVRARTPGAADQLTAVMAARMRDGSVRHVKVWDVDGVVIWSDQQEMVGRRFALTQDVAALFGTRGVTAELSGLDRPENLGEREERELLEVYVGTTDRTGEPLVVEAYLSTAPMEENTRAIVATFVPLIVGSLVLLLLLVVPLAVSLSRQVHRAHAERAVMMRHALLASDLEQRRMAEELHHGVVQDLSGLVYALPTVGRHLGEGGDLDAARSMVVRATRLIEQDVAALRSLMTGVYPPDLDRGGLPAAVRQLVATCAGDAGLRGQVSIPDDLVLPSDAARLAYRVVREGVRNVVKHAAAEEVVIEVAATGLEVVVRVLDDGAGPGPRPPSSPTGHLGLRLLTDTVRDFGGRLTVGPRAGGGTELAAVFPTALVRG, from the coding sequence TTGTCCCGCTTCCTGCTGCTCAGCCTGGTCGCGATGGCGCTGGTCGTCCTCGCGACGCTGGGGATAGCCGAGCGCGTCGCGCGGGACCAGGCCCTCGACGACGCCCGCGAGCAGGGTGCCGGCGTGGCCGAACGGCTGGTGGCTCCGCTGGTCGACGAGGACGTCCGCGCGCGGACACCCGGGGCCGCGGACCAGCTGACGGCGGTGATGGCGGCCCGGATGCGGGACGGCAGCGTCCGGCACGTCAAGGTCTGGGACGTCGACGGGGTGGTGATCTGGTCCGACCAGCAGGAGATGGTCGGGAGACGGTTCGCGCTCACCCAGGACGTGGCCGCCCTCTTCGGCACCCGGGGCGTGACCGCGGAGCTCTCCGGGCTGGACCGTCCGGAGAACCTCGGCGAGCGGGAGGAGCGCGAGCTGTTGGAGGTGTACGTCGGGACCACCGACCGCACCGGGGAGCCGCTCGTCGTCGAGGCCTACCTGTCGACCGCGCCGATGGAGGAGAACACCCGGGCGATCGTGGCCACCTTCGTGCCGCTCATCGTCGGGTCGCTGGTCCTGCTGCTGCTGCTGGTCGTGCCGCTGGCGGTGTCGCTGAGCCGACAGGTGCACCGGGCCCACGCCGAACGCGCCGTGATGATGCGTCACGCGCTCCTGGCCTCGGACCTGGAGCAGCGCCGGATGGCCGAGGAGCTGCACCACGGCGTCGTCCAGGACCTCTCCGGACTCGTCTACGCCCTCCCCACCGTCGGGCGACACCTGGGGGAGGGCGGCGACCTCGACGCGGCGCGCTCGATGGTGGTGCGGGCCACCCGCCTGATCGAGCAGGACGTCGCGGCGCTGCGCTCGTTGATGACGGGCGTCTACCCACCGGACCTGGACCGGGGCGGGCTGCCGGCCGCGGTCCGGCAGCTGGTCGCGACCTGTGCGGGCGACGCCGGTCTGCGCGGACAGGTGTCGATCCCCGACGACCTCGTCCTCCCGAGCGACGCGGCCCGTCTCGCCTACCGGGTGGTGCGTGAGGGCGTGCGCAACGTCGTCAAGCACGCGGCTGCCGAGGAGGTCGTCATCGAGGTGGCGGCGACCGGGCTCGAGGTCGTGGTGCGCGTCCTCGACGACGGGGCAGGACCCGGCCCCCGTCCTCCCTCGAGCCCCACGGGCCACCTCGGGCTCCGGCTCCTGACCGACACCGTGCGCGACTTCGGGGGGCGGCTGACCGTCGGGCCGCGTGCCGGTGGGGGGACGGAGCTGGCGGCGGTGTTCCCGACCGCGCTGGTCCGGGGCTGA
- a CDS encoding GAF domain-containing protein, producing the protein MMPDPDPDPGPDPDEPPGDLELERLLREVGRRVHGVLDEQDRLRALLDAVVTMAGDLTLDGVLHRILTAARALTGARYAALGVLEPGSGRRLDTFIHQGMEDSLARSIGPLPSGKGVLGVITERREPLRLEDIAEHASSFGFPAGHPPMHSFLGVPIRIHDRSFGNLYLTEKAGGLAFTEEDEGVVVALAAAAGVVVENARLYAEAARRERWLAGDAEVAAVLSGHGTGADGLQAIVELVRDVAGADVAWIASGGSPPELVLRAACGDGVDLDDLRSRSLMGSTAARALSTGSAVAVADIESDPWSLVPPQVERALGLQAVAGAPLSHEGQTEGVIAVGWRGGRAASFHDLDPALLTRFADHVTLNLNAARARAAQQRVAVLEDRERIARDLHDLVIQRIFAVEMNLQGARRRADAEVSRSLATAIEDLDATITDLRRSIFGLAHVDVAGDLQGEMTRIVERAAATLKFRPTLRFRGPVRTLVDPDTVPDLLAVLSEALSNVTRHAGAAAVSVELSVGTEVTLTVTDDGRGLPAGSVLGGLANMRARARCRGGDATFVSPPGGGTTVRWVVPVAPVVPLGHGSSDEPA; encoded by the coding sequence ATGATGCCCGACCCCGACCCCGACCCCGGCCCCGACCCGGACGAGCCACCTGGCGACCTCGAGCTGGAACGCCTCCTGCGCGAGGTCGGCCGTCGGGTCCACGGGGTCCTGGACGAGCAGGACCGTCTGCGCGCCCTCCTCGACGCCGTCGTCACGATGGCCGGTGACCTGACGCTGGACGGTGTCCTGCACCGGATCCTCACCGCCGCCCGGGCCCTGACCGGAGCGCGCTACGCCGCCCTCGGCGTGCTCGAACCCGGCTCGGGTCGTCGGCTCGACACCTTCATCCACCAGGGCATGGAGGACTCGCTCGCCCGGAGCATCGGTCCCCTCCCCAGCGGCAAGGGCGTCCTGGGCGTGATCACCGAACGTCGAGAACCGCTGCGCCTGGAGGACATCGCCGAGCACGCGAGCTCCTTCGGGTTCCCGGCCGGTCACCCTCCCATGCACTCGTTCCTCGGTGTCCCCATCCGCATCCACGACCGCTCCTTCGGCAACCTCTACCTCACCGAGAAGGCCGGAGGGCTCGCGTTCACCGAGGAGGACGAGGGGGTGGTGGTGGCCCTGGCTGCCGCGGCCGGCGTCGTGGTCGAGAACGCCCGGCTCTACGCCGAGGCCGCCCGCCGCGAGCGGTGGCTCGCCGGCGACGCCGAGGTCGCGGCGGTGCTCTCCGGGCACGGCACCGGAGCAGACGGCCTCCAGGCGATCGTCGAGCTGGTCCGCGACGTCGCCGGGGCCGACGTGGCCTGGATCGCCTCCGGCGGCTCACCTCCTGAGCTGGTGCTGCGCGCGGCGTGCGGAGACGGGGTCGACCTGGACGACCTGCGCTCCCGTTCCCTGATGGGCTCGACCGCGGCCCGTGCCCTGTCCACCGGCTCGGCGGTCGCCGTCGCGGACATCGAGTCGGACCCGTGGTCGCTCGTGCCTCCGCAGGTGGAACGGGCGCTGGGTCTGCAGGCCGTGGCGGGGGCGCCCCTGAGTCACGAGGGGCAGACCGAGGGCGTGATCGCCGTCGGCTGGCGCGGTGGCCGGGCGGCCTCGTTCCACGACCTCGATCCCGCGCTGCTGACCAGGTTCGCCGACCACGTGACCCTGAACCTCAACGCTGCCCGCGCCCGTGCCGCGCAGCAGCGTGTCGCCGTCCTGGAGGACCGCGAGCGCATCGCCCGCGACCTCCACGACCTCGTCATCCAGCGCATCTTCGCCGTCGAGATGAACCTCCAGGGCGCCCGACGTCGGGCGGACGCCGAGGTCTCCCGCAGCCTCGCCACGGCCATCGAGGACCTCGACGCCACGATCACGGACCTGCGCCGGTCGATCTTCGGGCTGGCCCACGTCGACGTGGCCGGTGACCTGCAGGGCGAGATGACCCGCATCGTCGAGCGCGCGGCGGCGACGCTGAAGTTCCGCCCGACGCTGCGCTTCCGGGGGCCGGTCCGGACCCTCGTCGACCCCGACACCGTCCCCGACCTCCTCGCCGTCCTCAGCGAGGCGCTGAGCAACGTCACCCGGCACGCCGGGGCCGCCGCGGTCTCGGTCGAGCTGAGCGTCGGTACGGAGGTGACCCTCACCGTGACCGACGACGGCCGCGGGCTGCCCGCCGGGTCCGTGCTCGGGGGCCTGGCGAACATGCGCGCCCGAGCGCGCTGCCGGGGTGGCGACGCCACCTTCGTCAGCCCGCCTGGCGGCGGCACCACCGTGCGGTGGGTCGTGCCGGTCGCACCGGTCGTACCGCTCGGTCACGGTTCCTCGGACGAGCCGGCCTGA
- a CDS encoding response regulator yields the protein MRTRVMLVDDHRMVRDAVVVLVSHEPDLVVVGVAGDARSAVREARTTRPEVVVMDLDLAGTDGLAATRSLLALDPTLRVLVLSASCTPSLIDAAVDAGACGYLVKGDRAQHLLDGIRLAAAGGHPMARQVATVRTTWPDPAGPAAPRTPRAPGGPGGSGAGAPGARPLRCSSSSRCC from the coding sequence ATGAGGACCAGGGTGATGCTCGTGGACGACCACCGGATGGTGAGGGACGCCGTGGTCGTCCTCGTCTCGCACGAGCCTGACCTCGTCGTGGTCGGGGTCGCCGGCGACGCGCGCTCCGCGGTCAGGGAGGCCAGGACGACCCGGCCCGAGGTGGTGGTCATGGACCTCGACCTGGCCGGCACCGACGGTCTCGCCGCGACGCGGTCCCTGCTGGCGCTCGACCCCACCCTGCGGGTGCTGGTCCTGAGTGCCTCCTGCACCCCGTCCCTGATCGACGCCGCGGTCGACGCCGGTGCCTGCGGGTACCTGGTGAAGGGCGACCGGGCCCAGCACCTCCTCGACGGGATCCGCCTCGCGGCCGCCGGAGGACACCCCATGGCCCGGCAGGTCGCCACGGTCCGCACGACCTGGCCCGACCCCGCCGGACCGGCGGCTCCGCGGACCCCCCGAGCGCCCGGTGGTCCTGGTGGTTCCGGCGCCGGCGCACCTGGTGCACGGCCCCTGCGCTGCTCGTCGTCCTCGCGCTGCTGCTGA
- a CDS encoding response regulator transcription factor has product MAVRTHLAEKTVKNYVSRLLGKLGVTTRTQAAIFAVKHPTVQDPAP; this is encoded by the coding sequence ATCGCGGTCAGGACCCATCTGGCGGAGAAGACCGTGAAGAACTACGTGAGCCGCCTGCTGGGCAAGCTCGGCGTGACCACCCGGACGCAGGCGGCCATCTTCGCCGTGAAGCACCCGACGGTGCAGGACCCGGCCCCCTGA
- a CDS encoding copper resistance CopC family protein: protein MHGPCAARRPRAAADGAVAGAGPLRPRGQHPRDGDTVSLRTDRLVLVFGDDLLPGSEQVVVRGAAGEDVVAGTPSVTGGTLEVPLDLSAPGPHLVTYRVLSGDGHAVVGELSFDVVGTGAPAVAVTPAVAEASGGPLGSPIWWLAGAVGAVGAVALLRRGLAPPRR from the coding sequence GTGCACGGCCCCTGCGCTGCTCGTCGTCCTCGCGCTGCTGCTGACGGCGCCGTCGCCGGCGCTGGCCCACTCCGACCTCGTGGGCAGCACCCCCGGGACGGCGACACGGTCTCCCTGCGCACCGACCGGCTCGTCCTGGTGTTCGGTGACGACCTCCTTCCCGGGTCCGAGCAGGTGGTGGTCCGGGGCGCGGCCGGCGAGGACGTCGTCGCAGGGACGCCGTCGGTCACAGGGGGGACCCTCGAGGTCCCGCTGGACCTGTCGGCGCCCGGTCCCCACCTCGTCACCTACCGCGTCCTGTCCGGGGACGGCCACGCCGTGGTCGGTGAGCTGTCCTTCGACGTCGTGGGCACGGGAGCCCCGGCGGTCGCCGTGACGCCGGCCGTGGCCGAGGCCTCCGGAGGCCCCCTGGGCTCACCGATCTGGTGGCTGGCCGGCGCGGTCGGCGCCGTCGGTGCGGTGGCGCTCCTGCGCCGGGGACTCGCACCTCCCCGGAGGTAG
- a CDS encoding response regulator transcription factor, with translation MSTYMPRLGLVDPTVVPATCARLLIVDDHRTFTELVCLALEAETDLECVGAAHDVQEARAEVARHEPDLVLMDVDLGDGDEDGLQLTSELTARRPSLRVVVLTAHGDLGVMQRAASSGACALLPKGGSLGDLLGGLRTARRGAFFVPADLLRSLVFEQDGRGRSPRHPALTPREALVLQLLSEGRHVTEIARDLDLSVHTCRGYVKTLLAKLGAHSQLEAVAIAGRHGLLGAPTRSP, from the coding sequence ATGAGCACCTACATGCCGAGACTGGGCCTGGTCGATCCGACCGTCGTGCCGGCGACGTGTGCACGCCTGCTGATCGTCGACGACCACCGCACCTTCACCGAGCTGGTCTGCCTGGCGCTGGAGGCGGAGACCGACCTCGAGTGCGTCGGCGCCGCCCACGACGTCCAGGAGGCGCGCGCCGAGGTCGCACGCCACGAACCCGACCTCGTGCTGATGGACGTCGATCTCGGCGACGGGGACGAGGACGGTCTGCAGCTGACATCCGAGCTGACTGCCCGCCGGCCCTCGCTGAGGGTGGTCGTCCTCACCGCGCACGGAGACCTCGGGGTGATGCAGCGGGCGGCCTCGTCCGGCGCGTGCGCCCTGCTGCCCAAGGGAGGTTCGTTGGGGGACCTGCTGGGCGGACTCCGCACCGCGCGCCGCGGTGCGTTCTTCGTCCCGGCCGACCTGCTGCGCTCGCTCGTCTTCGAGCAGGACGGGCGGGGACGGTCGCCGCGCCACCCCGCGCTCACGCCGAGGGAGGCCCTCGTCCTGCAGCTGCTGTCCGAGGGCCGCCACGTCACCGAGATCGCCCGGGACCTGGACCTCTCGGTCCACACCTGTCGCGGCTACGTCAAGACGCTGCTCGCGAAGCTGGGAGCCCACTCGCAGCTCGAGGCGGTCGCGATCGCGGGCAGGCACGGGCTCCTCGGTGCTCCGACCAGGTCTCCTTGA
- a CDS encoding multicopper oxidase family protein codes for MTSLNRRDVLKIGAAGVGVAALGMTLPLGEAASTADWISTAPKPARFARRMPLPPVLVPTPMSDEHGDFWHFDLSERSASAQVLDPGSPLTTVFGYAAPGAAPTVPGPVIRVPQNTRVRLRVTNDLPPVHPTFGHEVATSVHLHGSASLPQFDGYANDVSLPGRAKDYWYPNHQGPRTLWYHDHGAHQTAWNVYSGMVAQYHLKNAWETENLPQGRYDVPLTVSDAIFAKDGSLAYLDRDHSGLYGDVITVNGVPWPYLEVERRFYRFRVLMATLSRSMTLRFVNTRTGATVPTWVVATDGGVTAPQRVTSWRHAGAERYEVMVDLGTCRVGDRVELRNASNKNNRDYQYTGKVLQLRVTGESTEDRWGTVPTPPSSELNPVMTVPVSAARRTRDIDLEHDDLTNEFMINGHTWEDVVASGWNLFADDSGDPPRPGEAEIWRIENKSGGWFHPLHIHLVDFRIVSRRGGAGRVQPWERGPKDVVYVGEGEIVEVLVLYRIAPQAYPDGRSTGPAGATGEQGGAT; via the coding sequence ATGACATCGCTCAACCGTCGTGACGTACTCAAGATCGGCGCAGCAGGGGTCGGGGTGGCCGCGCTCGGGATGACGCTGCCGCTGGGGGAGGCGGCCAGCACGGCCGACTGGATCAGCACGGCACCCAAGCCGGCGCGGTTCGCGCGCCGGATGCCCCTGCCGCCCGTCCTCGTGCCGACCCCGATGAGCGACGAGCACGGCGACTTCTGGCACTTCGACCTCAGCGAGCGCTCGGCGTCGGCGCAGGTGCTCGACCCGGGTTCGCCCCTGACCACCGTCTTCGGGTACGCCGCCCCGGGTGCGGCACCCACGGTGCCCGGGCCCGTCATCCGGGTCCCGCAGAACACCCGGGTCCGGCTGCGGGTCACCAACGACCTGCCCCCGGTCCACCCGACCTTCGGGCACGAGGTCGCCACGTCGGTCCACCTGCACGGGTCGGCGTCGCTGCCGCAGTTCGACGGGTACGCCAACGACGTCTCCCTCCCCGGGCGGGCCAAGGACTACTGGTACCCGAACCACCAGGGACCCCGGACGCTCTGGTACCACGACCACGGCGCCCACCAGACCGCCTGGAACGTCTACAGCGGGATGGTCGCGCAGTACCACCTGAAGAACGCCTGGGAGACCGAGAACCTGCCCCAGGGTCGCTACGACGTCCCGCTGACCGTCAGCGACGCGATCTTCGCCAAGGACGGCTCCCTGGCCTACCTCGACCGCGACCACTCCGGGCTCTACGGCGACGTGATCACCGTCAACGGCGTGCCGTGGCCCTACCTGGAGGTCGAGCGGCGCTTCTACCGGTTCCGGGTCCTGATGGCCACGCTCTCCCGCTCGATGACCCTGCGGTTCGTCAACACGCGCACGGGCGCCACGGTGCCGACCTGGGTGGTGGCCACGGACGGCGGTGTCACGGCGCCCCAACGTGTCACCAGCTGGCGCCATGCCGGCGCCGAGCGGTACGAGGTGATGGTGGACCTCGGCACCTGCCGGGTCGGGGACCGGGTCGAGCTGCGGAACGCCAGCAACAAGAACAACCGCGACTACCAGTACACCGGCAAGGTGCTGCAGCTGCGGGTCACCGGCGAGTCGACCGAGGACCGGTGGGGCACCGTGCCGACGCCGCCGAGCAGTGAGCTGAACCCGGTGATGACGGTGCCGGTGTCCGCGGCGCGCCGCACCCGCGACATCGACCTCGAGCACGACGACCTCACCAACGAGTTCATGATCAACGGCCACACGTGGGAGGACGTCGTCGCCTCCGGGTGGAACCTCTTCGCCGACGACAGCGGCGACCCGCCGAGGCCGGGGGAGGCGGAGATCTGGCGGATCGAGAACAAGTCCGGTGGCTGGTTCCACCCCCTCCACATCCACCTGGTCGACTTCCGCATCGTCAGCCGTCGGGGCGGGGCCGGGCGGGTGCAGCCGTGGGAGCGGGGCCCCAAGGACGTCGTCTACGTGGGGGAGGGCGAGATCGTCGAGGTGCTGGTGCTCTACCGCATCGCACCCCAGGCCTACCCAGACGGACGCTCGACCGGTCCGGCCGGCGCGACCGGTGAGCAGGGGGGCGCTACATGA
- the lepB gene encoding signal peptidase I: MVGGSTGLVWAVRTSVVTPVRIDSASMAPTLEPGDVVLVSRWAPDVDDLAHGDLVVFADPREGRRTIKRVVGLPGESVVVLDGVLHVDGAPVEEPWVDPATVDGYYSRTFEVPGQHVFVLGDNRGNSVDSRDYGAVDAEDLRGTVLLGP; the protein is encoded by the coding sequence GTGGTCGGAGGCTCGACCGGTCTGGTGTGGGCCGTGCGGACGTCCGTGGTCACCCCCGTCCGCATCGACTCGGCCAGCATGGCGCCCACGCTCGAGCCCGGCGACGTCGTCCTGGTCTCGCGGTGGGCGCCCGACGTGGACGACCTCGCGCACGGCGACCTCGTGGTGTTCGCCGACCCGCGCGAGGGCCGGCGCACCATCAAGCGCGTCGTCGGGCTCCCGGGGGAGTCCGTCGTGGTCCTCGACGGGGTGCTGCACGTCGACGGGGCGCCGGTCGAGGAGCCGTGGGTGGACCCTGCGACGGTCGACGGGTACTACAGCCGGACCTTCGAGGTCCCCGGTCAGCACGTGTTCGTGCTCGGTGACAACCGGGGCAACTCCGTGGACTCCCGTGACTACGGCGCCGTGGACGCCGAGGACCTGCGAGGCACGGTGCTGCTCGGCCCCTGA